From Theileria annulata chromosome 1, complete sequence, *** SEQUENCING IN PROGRESS ***, one genomic window encodes:
- a CDS encoding Tpr-related protein family member, putative (Tap821d03.p1c.C.cand.68 - score = 13.93;~SMART 11 transmembrane domains at aa 10-32, 52-74, 89-111, 118-140, 155-173, 180-202, 222-244, 257-279, 328-350, 370-392, 396-418;~11 probable transmembrane helices predicted for TA16875 by TMHMM2.0 at aa 10-32, 52-74, 89-111, 118-140, 155-173, 180-202, 222-244, 257-279, 328-350, 370-392 and 396-418), whose translation MSEDLKKSAYIFAGLGMMLNIRLAYSSAPYALIRFRLPENLFSVFVRRMASALELWCLPGFVIVNLMDQLRIHAYSGKTEKDWGYNWQSIIVQWLNCLTFVILLYAYRGGGDTGHLTGYYFVIAVSGFVFGLSNPLVYAVDWQYIPVYMAGENSFPMVTSLIHYITTLIFGNRRKWNSDFLIVMIDISVAIIISFVGAILWTVAFYDYTPPPGGTVNPYWQIVSPIAMVIVGMGLVYAIYPGIAPGMIVPFYLIDKIEMVLLIATAVPPVIVAILREHAKPWSPQHYVWHGQNNSKNGFYGWTTYEGLGPTHGAGQTCSDHVDVYGWIWHFFDILIPLKIALAIIFIYSLHYRDSKISRSIVNQPKMSTALSIVFYMCHEILLALGFPGIIGNNGATYVVLPAQYVGAFLMVFLAFYSEGYIIEYKSHDPDHWPTDGMWYIYGY comes from the coding sequence ATGTCTGAAGATTTGAAGAAGTCAGCCTATATTTTTGCTGGTCTTGGTATGATGCTTAATATTCGTCTGGCATATAGTTCAGCACCATATGCACTTATTAGATTTAGGTTACCAGAGAATCTATTCAGTGTATTTGTTAGGAGGATGGCAAGTGCACTTGAGCTTTGGTGTCTTCCAGGTTTCGTCATTGTTAACTTAATGGACCAGCTCCGAATACATGCTTATAGTGGTAAAACTGAAAAAGATTGGGGTTATAATTGGCAATCTATAATTGTTCAGTGGTTGAATTGCTTAACATTTGTAATTCTACTCTATGCATATCGTGGCGGTGGTGATACTGGTCATCTAACTGGTTATTACTTTGTCATTGCAGTTTCTGGATTTGTGTTCGGTTTAAGTAATCCATTGGTTTACGCTGTGGACTGGCAGTATATACCTGTCTATATGGCTGGTGAAAACTCGTTTCCCATGGTCACGTCACTAATACACTACATCACTACACTCATTTTTGGTAATCGAAGGAAGTGGAATTCTGACTTCCTAATAGTAATGATTGACATATCGGTAGCAATAATAATCTCCTTCGTAGGAGCTATTCTATGGACAGTCGCATTCTACGACTATACGCCACCACCGGGCGGTACTGTAAATCCTTACTGGCAAATAGTTTCACCCATTGCAATGGTGATTGTTGGTATGGGTCTCGTATATGCTATTTATCCTGGTATTGCACCTGGAATGATTGTACCATTCTATCTCATTGACAAGATTGAAATGGTTCTTCTGATAGCAACAGCTGTTCCACCTGTAATTGTTGCCATCCTCAGGGAGCATGCAAAGCCTTGGTCTCCTCAACATTACGTATGGCATGGacaaaataattctaaGAATGGTTTCTATGGCTGGACCACGTACGAAGGTCTAGGACCCACACACGGAGCAGGACAAACTTGCTCTGATCACGTTGATGTTTACGGTTGGATCTGGCACTTCTTTGATATCTTGATTCCTCTCAAGATCGCACTCGCTATCatctttatatattctcTTCATTATAGAGATTCCAAAATATCTAGATCTATTGTTAACCAACCCAAAATGTCTACTGCATTATctattgtattttatatgtgtcatgaaatattacttgCATTGGGATTTCCAGGTATCATTGGTAATAATGGAGCCACATATGTTGTTCTTCCAGCACAGTATGTTGGTGCATTTCTTATGGTCTTCTTAGCCTTTTATTCAGAGGGTTACATTATAGAGTATAAGAGTCATGATCCTGATCATTGGCCCACGGATGGAATGTGGTATATATATGGATACTAA
- a CDS encoding uncharacterized protein (Tap821d03.p1c.C.cand.67 - score = 23.12;~SMART 1 transmembrane domain at aa 31-53; RING (SM00184) at aa 382-418, E()=1.79e-06;~1 probable transmembrane helix predicted for TA16880 by TMHMM2.0 at aa 31-53;~Signal anchor predicted for TA16880 by SignalP 2.0 HMM (Signal peptide probability 0.002, signal anchor probability 0.903) with cleavage site probability 0.001 between residues 55 and 56): protein MYNFLNEFDWYFYRNLANSRFICGRTGALQSYGSSNLFIVLGLLLVFFRLFLLLSEYKSIWHIAKQLQANPKAIHLSGMAEYTSEILNLYFMHFRQILKFKRKFKSVPIPRIHMPLSLNSNSVKLISATENSASSPKKSKTEKNTEDEDYSINFSFDCTKTTFVSAHWGVPVDIVCSAIVPRIPKKDTFGLSILNDTVLNKAKKMLRRLLIPFYNEQCELLLDQPVDVFDSYKVSGDISLLCNEENFCSSDPICFNSGSKIECSIKPWKKFVEVDGKLIPIWKCLTSHEELFQNRVPLVIVLYTPRTQEPRVFAEGDVESHQGYAEITIVRFKKPTDLIIPFVKSPKISPKVVKQVVFCGEYISPQEPRDMFGMGDVKDKECLICIANDMDTVLLPCGHGSFCSRCLYSLRNDKCPVCRRNFYSYVKFPLKARA from the exons ATGTACAACTTTCTAAATGAGTTCGACTGGTATTTCTATAGGAACTTAGCAAATAGCAGATTTATCTGTGGAAGGACCGGAGCTCTACAGAGCTATGGTTCATCTAATTTGTTTATCGTTTTGGGGCTACTTCTTGTGTTCTTTCGACTGTTTCTCCTACTCTCAGAATACAAGTCAATTTGGCACATCGCAAAGCAACTCCAAGCGAACCCAAAGGCCATACATTTGAGCGGAATGGCTGAATACACATcggaaattttaaatttatactttatGCACTTTAgacaaattttaaaatttaaaagaaaatttaaatcgGTTCCAATTCCCAGAATACATATGCCACTTTCACTTAATTCCAATTCAGTTAAACTGATATCTGCCACAGAAAACTCAGCTAGTAGTCCAAAAAAATCTAAAACAGAGAAAAACACCGAGGATGAAgattattcaataaattttagCTTCGATTGCACCAAGACTACGTTTGTGAGTGCCCACTGGGGAGTTCCAGTTGACATTGTTTGCTCTGCTATTGTTCCAAGGATTCCCAAGAAGGACACTTTCGGACTCTCCATTCTCAACGACACAGTCCTAAACAAGGCAAAAAAAATGCTTAGAAGACTTTTAATACCCTTCTATAACGAACAATGCGAGTTGTTACTAGATCAGCCTGTAGACGTTTTCGACTCTTACAAGGTTTCTGGAGACATCTCATTGCTCTGTAACGAGGAGAATTTTTGTTCATCTGACCCAATTTGCTTCAATTCAGGAAGTAAAATTGAGTGCTCAATTAAACCATGGAAAAAG tTTGTAGAAGTTGATGGTAAGCTCATTCCTATATGGAAATGCTTAACATCTCATGAAGAGTTGTTTCAGAACCGGGTTCCTTTGGTTATTGTCCTATACACTCCAAGGACTCAGGAACCTAGAGTTTTTGCTGAGGGTGATGTCGAAAGTCATCAG GGGTATGCTGAGATAACTATAGTCAGGTTCAAGAAACCCACTGATTTGATAATTCCATTTGTTAAGAGCCCTAAGATATCCCCCAAGGTGGTAAAGCAGGTGGTTTTCTGCGGCGAATACATTAGTCCGCAGGAACCCAGAGATATGTTCGGCATGGGTGACGTCAAGGACAAGGAGTGTCTTATTTGCATTGCAAATGACATGGACACTGTTCTTTTACCTTGTGGCCACGGGTCCTTTTGTTCCCGGTGCCTTTACAGTCTCCGCAACGACAAGTGCCCAGTATGCCGCAGGAACTTTTATTCATACGTCAAGTTCCCTCTTAAGGCCCGCgcttaa